Genomic DNA from Candidozyma auris chromosome 1, complete sequence:
TCAGTCGagagctttcttcaacgaggaTGGCGTGCCTTCTCCAGtcgagttcttcttgtcatcgGACCCAGCTTCCGTCATTGAGCACACCAAGAAGGTGTTGTTCTTGGAGGACGACGACATTGCCCACATTTACGACGGTGAATTGCACATTCACCGTGCCAAGAAGTCTACCGCTGGTGAGTCTACCTTTCGTCCTATCCAGACTTTGGAAATGGAGTTGAACGAGATTATGAAGGGTCCATACAAGCACTTTATGCAGAAGGAGATCTTCGAGCAGCCAGACTCTGCTTTCAACACTATGAGAGGTAGACTCGATTTTGTCAGCAACTCTGTCAACTTGGGTGGTCTCAAATCTTGGTTGCCCACAATTAGAAGGTGCAGAAGAATCATCATGATTGCATGCGGTACTTCATACCATTCTTGTTTGGCTACCAGATCCATCTTCGAGGAATTGACTGATATCCCAGTATCTGTGGAGTTGGCCTCTGACTTCTTGGACAGAAAGTCCCCCGTCTTCAGGGATGACACTTGTGTCTTTGTCTCTCAATCTGGTGAGACCGCTGACTCTATGTTGGCCTTGCAATACTGTTTGGAGAGAGGCGCATTGACAGTTGGTGTTGTTAACTCTGTTGGCTCCTCCATGTCGAGACAGACTCATTGCGGTGTTCACATCAACGCCGGTCCAGAAATTGGTGTTGCATCTACCAAAGCTTACACGTCTCAGTACATTGCTTTGGTCATGATTGcgctttctctttctaACGATTTCCTTTCCAAGAGAGAACGCCATGTTGAAATCATTCAAGGCTTAAAGAAAATCCCAGAACAGATCAAGACCGTTTTGCAACTAGAGGACAAGATAAAGAGCTTATGCAATGAGTTCTTGAACGAGCAAAAAtcgttgttgttgttgggCAGAGGCTTCCAGTTCGCCACTGCTTTGGAGGGTGccttgaagatcaaggaaatcTCCTACATGCATTCTGAGGGTGTTCTTGCCGGTGAGTTGAAGCACGGTGTCTTGGCATTGGTTGATGGGGACTTGCCCATTATTGCTTTGGCCACTAGGGACTCTCTTTTCCCTAAGGTCATGTCTGCACTCGAGCAGGTCACTGCCAGATCTGGTAGACCAATTGTCATTTGCAACGAAGGAGatgatttgttgaaggacaaGGCTTACGCCACATTGCATGTTCCATTGACTGTGGACTGTTTACAGGGATTGTTGAACGTTATACCATTGCAGTTAATGAGTTACTGGTTGGCAGTGAACAGGGGTATTGATGTGGACTTCCCAAgaaacttggccaagtctgTCACCGTGGAGTAGATAGAGTGCTGGAGAAACCTGAAGAAAGTGTTCCCATTACATGGCTGATTTAACACATTACATTTGTTTCATACATAATTGATGTAGAgttcaaaacaaaaaaatcacgAGCGCTTAAAGTATTCGGACGACCCCAAGTATGCGGACGAGTAATCGAAGACGGATTCGCCGATTCCCAAATACTTTTTTGCGTAAAACTGAGCATTCTCGTTTGGAAGCTTGTCGAGATTTGGGCTGCTATTAGTAAACCATCTTTTGAGGAGGACATTAAATAAAGTCAACATACGTCAAACCTGTATTTCTTCTAATACCTGCCAAAATAGCAGATACGGCGATGAGGTCAGCGCCAATATGGAGAGATTTCGTTATGAGGCCCTTGCTGTTAATATAATATTTGAAATAATTTGTTTTTGGCACATACCATTTTATGGTTCTAGCTGAGAATTTGGAGCGTCGATATCAGTTCCATTTGGATAAGGTTCTGACCGTGTTAGTGTACTGCATAGTAAATAACCTACAACATTCGCCCCTCGAAAATGGTGGCAAAGCGggcaattgagaaaaaggGATTCATCACGAAAGAGGATAGTTACTGCGAGATGAATTTCAAACTTCAGATGAATCGTCCCCCTTAGCTAAACTGTTCGAAATGGTATCCTTATAGGGATGTAGAAAAGGAGATCACGTGAACCTATAAGGGTTTTTCTTAGCCGCATGCcacaccaaaaaaaaaaaaaaaaaaacctccCATCAAGTATCTGTTGGTGATACATTGACTCAAATGGAGGATACGCTTCCTGGTACATGATATTATTGATATTATCCACTCCCACCGCTTGATGTGTCGATTTGAAACATTGTAAGGGCTATGAGCTCAAAAGCTGGCTCCCCCAAACATGACTTAGCATGACTTAGCATGACAGTCCTAAGCTTCCAGGActgatgagctttttggtTAAAATTTCTCAGGATCCTTCATGCCGTTGCATCTGCAAACATGGCTTTTGTGATATTTTGCTGGAATGATCGGTTTTTCGTTGTTTTTTACTGTTAACTCCCGTTTTACAAGGCGATTTCTTTCACGGTATCTTTAAGGTGCTTCGCAGAACCACATGTTATCTTCGTAAACCACTGTTGATGTTTGTCTCTGCATCACTTCCCTCTATTCTTGTAGAAACCGGTTCTATTTGTTGCCCTTCTAGATTCCTTAGATTGATATCGCATAAACATCCTTCAGCCCACATGCACAATTCTACTAACTGGCCTTATATGAGGATGAGATCAAAGGGCCTCAGGGAAAATGATGTTAAAATTTTATTTTGGGTTCCTTATCACGATAACTCATGGCTGATTTATATTGGTAGACAGCGGTATGTCGGGGTGAGGAGCCATCGCATCacgatttcaagaagtgtCAAAGAACCCTCATGTTAGTCTTGTTTGGGAAAAAGATAAGTTCGACCATTATTTACATTTTCTGCTATTATACGGCAGTGGCCAAGGGTATATCAGCCTTTTGGTATGGATGTTCTGCATGCACCACCATCACTGTTCAACACTCACATCGAAAAACTAGCTACACTTGCAAGCAAGACTATCTTAAAACCATTACGAACAGCGCTTGACCAACAAGATACTTCTGTTCCTCGTACAGCATTAACGTCTGATTCTATCTCAAGTCTTTTTATGTCTGACAGATATAGACCGCCTTCTGGCCCAAAGGGTCCTAGAGGACCTCGAGGGCCGCCACCTTCAAGTTACAGGGATAGCCGAAATCTGGGTCCCCCAAGAAGAGGCAATGACAGAGATGTTTACAGGCCAAATGATAAACGTTCAGATGATCGTCTGGGTTACTATCAGGATAGAAATAAGAACGAGAGGTATGAAAGACCTAATCGCAGTGACAGGCCCTCGGGCCCATCTGGCTTCAAAGGTCAAAAGCGTGGGCCTCCCGAAAGAGATTCCAGAGATGACGATAGGCCcaacaagagaagagattttAGTTCTCGAGACTTTGATAATGAACGCCTGGTAAACGAGCGTCCGACTAATGGTAAAATTGACATGGACCGTGCTCCTAAAGCACCTCGCTCCTCAGGAGGGCCTGGCCCTCGTCCCGGTCCGCCTTCTGGTCCTCGTCCAGGTCCTTCTTCTGGCCCTCGTTCTGGTCCACCTCGCTCTGGTCCCCCTGGCCCGCGTCGTGGGGGCGGTCCTTCTGGACCCGGCTCTGCTCCTATTACTCGTGACAAGCCTACGGGGCCAAAAAAGCGCATTCCAAACACAATTAATAACAAACCGCATCCAAGTGCCACTGGTAGAAAACCGCAGCAACGACTTCAGCCTTCTCAGGTGTattctcttttcaacaacagAACCAATGAGCTCTATAAGCGTGTTCAGCAAGTGGGTGAAGGTACCTATGGCAAAGTCTATAAAGCTAAAAACTCTATTACAGGCGAGTTCGTTGCCTTGAAAAGGTTGAGGTTGGAAAGCGAAAGAGAAGGGTTTCCAATTACTGCGATGAGAGAgatcaagcttcttcaaagttttgATCACCCAAATATCGTCGGGTTGTTGGAAATGATGGTAGAGCACAATCAAATTTTCATGATATTTGATTACTTGGATCATGATCTCACGGGCTTGCTCACGCATCCTGATCTCACACTTTCAGAAGGTCACAGAAAGACCATTTTCAAGCAGCTCATGGAAGGCATGAGTTATCTTCATAGGAGGCGAGTCATTCATAGGGACATCAAAGGGTCAAACATCTTGTTGAATCGTGATGGCGTTGTGAAAGTTGCTGACTTCGGTCTCGCGAGAACTATGAAAGTGCTTAAAGAGGGTGAGAGCCCTGATTACACTAATCGTGTCATCACAATATGGTATAGACCCCCTGAGTTACTCCTTGGATCTGTGGATTATGGACGTGAAGTTGATATCTGGGGTGTCGGGTGTCTACTTATTGAATTATACACCAAGATGgcaatttttcaaggaaCAGAAGAAGTTTCCCAACTTCATAAGATATTTGATATCATGGGTACTCCGTCTGTTGACAGCTGGCCAGATATTGAGAACTTGCCCTGGTTTGAAATGCTAAAGCCTCGTATAAACAAAAAGGCAAGTTTTGAGAAAGATTTCAAGCCACTAATGTCTGAGCAGAGTTTCGATCTCGCACAAAAGATGTTGACCTTGGTTCCTGAGAAAAGGCTCACAGCAGACGAGGTACTTGAGCATCCATACTTCACCACTGACCCCCAGCCCGAACCTTTGGATTTCATGCAGACACTAGAGGGCGAGTGGCACGAGTTTGAGAcgaagcagagaagaagagaggagCGCAAGCGCTTACATGAGCTAAAAGCAAAGGGCAGAGAGGTATCTCTCCCTCCAACCCAACCAAAGGCGCCAAATCCAGTGAATGAAACTTCTGCATTCCAGACGCCTCTCACCGCAGAAGGTTCTGTTAAAGACGAAATGAAGGGGAGTTTGAAGGCAGAAGAGGTCGAGAATTCGGTTATGGGCGTAGCTGACCTGGTCGATCCCAATGCGTCGAATCCACAAGAATCTGAGAATGACGGCATTGAGGATATTGAGCACAAAGACGTGGATGAGCCGGTTGAAAAGGCCGTTTAAGGTGACATTGAGCTAAAAGACTTCTTAACAAAGTTGTTTATTAGCACTGTTTCGTAGCCATAGATGCTGAGAACGTATTTCGAAGAATTTGTGAGGAGTTCTATCTGTTTGTACTGTCTTATGGCGGTTTTGAATCCTTGAAAATGTAAATTACTACGTGAGATTCAGTATGATGAGCACCTCGTGCTGAAATCAATCGACTACAGCTGTTCATGAAAATTGATTGTCACTTACGTCCCTCGTATGGTGGCATACAATGCCTCAATCCTTTGAGTCCAATGGTCGGAACACTCGGTACTTCGAATGTTTTGTCTactttcatcatctgtGTATGTGGCACTGAAGTCCGGGATTCCCGTAAAAGGTACCTCGTGTGACGGGCCTCGCACAAAACAGGACAATGATCAAGTTTCTTAGCTCATGACCATGACGTGAGCACTTGTACATTTCAAACCTCAGGGTTGGTGGGATTTTCAGTGCAATTTCCCTTTCCAGTATAAACAAACCCTAATTCACCCAAATCTATAAATATTTTGCCAATTC
This window encodes:
- the GFA1 gene encoding glutamine--fructose-6-phosphate transaminase (isomerizing) GFA1, with protein sequence MCGIFGYVNFLVDKTRGEIMENLLEGLSRLEYRGYDSTGLAVDDDDKSGSIIVKTPGKVKVLREEIEKQDIKKDVVFDNHVGIAHTRWATHGQPEYSNCHPHRSDPSGEFVVVHNGIITNYRELKTLLLSKGYKFESETDTECIAKLFKHIYDSNAKAGHYMDFNELTKQVLYELEGSYGLLVKSVHFPGEVCGTRNGSPLLVGVKTERKLKVDFVDIEFPENQDNFVAPNVNGESNLRTSQSRAFFNEDGVPSPVEFFLSSDPASVIEHTKKVLFLEDDDIAHIYDGELHIHRAKKSTAGESTFRPIQTLEMELNEIMKGPYKHFMQKEIFEQPDSAFNTMRGRLDFVSNSVNLGGLKSWLPTIRRCRRIIMIACGTSYHSCLATRSIFEELTDIPVSVELASDFLDRKSPVFRDDTCVFVSQSGETADSMLALQYCLERGALTVGVVNSVGSSMSRQTHCGVHINAGPEIGVASTKAYTSQYIALVMIALSLSNDFLSKRERHVEIIQGLKKIPEQIKTVLQLEDKIKSLCNEFLNEQKSLLLLGRGFQFATALEGALKIKEISYMHSEGVLAGELKHGVLALVDGDLPIIALATRDSLFPKVMSALEQVTARSGRPIVICNEGDDLLKDKAYATLHVPLTVDCLQGLLNVIPLQLMSYWLAVNRGIDVDFPRNLAKSVTVE
- a CDS encoding cyclin-dependent serine/threonine protein kinase, producing the protein MDVSHAPPSSFNTHIEKLATLASKTILKPLRTALDQQDTSVPRTALTSDSISSLFMSDRYRPPSGPKGPRGPRGPPPSSYRDSRNSGPPRRGNDRDVYRPNDKRSDDRSGYYQDRNKNERYERPNRSDRPSGPSGFKGQKRGPPERDSRDDDRPNKRRDFSSRDFDNERSVNERPTNGKIDMDRAPKAPRSSGGPGPRPGPPSGPRPGPSSGPRSGPPRSGPPGPRRGGGPSGPGSAPITRDKPTGPKKRIPNTINNKPHPSATGRKPQQRLQPSQVYSLFNNRTNELYKRVQQVGEGTYGKVYKAKNSITGEFVALKRLRLESEREGFPITAMREIKLLQSFDHPNIVGLLEMMVEHNQIFMIFDYLDHDLTGLLTHPDLTLSEGHRKTIFKQLMEGMSYLHRRRVIHRDIKGSNILLNRDGVVKVADFGLARTMKVLKEGESPDYTNRVITIWYRPPELLLGSVDYGREVDIWGVGCLLIELYTKMAIFQGTEEVSQLHKIFDIMGTPSVDSWPDIENLPWFEMLKPRINKKASFEKDFKPLMSEQSFDLAQKMLTLVPEKRLTADEVLEHPYFTTDPQPEPLDFMQTLEGEWHEFETKQRRREERKRLHELKAKGREVSLPPTQPKAPNPVNETSAFQTPLTAEGSVKDEMKGSLKAEEVENSVMGVADSVDPNASNPQESENDGIEDIEHKDVDEPVEKAV